CAGCCAGTGAGCCCCCCCTTCAGGGAGactagccccccagccccactccttttgcctaagccactcccagccttctcccccacccccagtgaagacccaggctggccagcaccctcccagctgtgctgcacctccccctcctgagaccccaagctgcccaccccaccccagaaaggcTCATTTGTTCTGAAGAACCTGAGCTTTTGAGATGCCCCATGCAGGGTCTGGAGCCAAGAGGCAGTAGGTGTTACTCAGTTTCCTGAGTTCATCAGCAATCCccctggactccagagagattactgatgaacccaggaagctgagtagcataTACCCCTCCTCAGCCTCTCTGGACCCTGCATGGGGCATAAGCAAAAACTTCCCCTGCAAATCCCACAAccagctgcactaggggaggcttagcctgccctgcccttctaTACCCACCACCTATGCACCTTGCTGTAAGGTGTCTGCCTCTCACACCGATCAGGCATTCCCCAAGCTCCATTCTTTATCTGATTGCCATGCTGACAGCAGCTCTCTGTCTGCAGGCTCAGAAATGGCAAGCCCTGAGTGTGGTTTGTGACTGAgctccttttccttccttccatgGAATAGGGCTTCCTGTGTGCCCTGAGACCAGGAACATTTAGAGGGAAGCTTGGGTTGGTGCTGTCCTGTTCTGTAGCTCACAGAGGACAGTGCTGGCATGTTCCAGCAGCACTAAATTTGCTCTGAGATCAACAAAGTATTAAGCATGGGATCAGATGAGCACCTGGCCAGATTTTAACCAACCCTTTTTCTCCTAATGCTGAGCATGTGGATGGAAAAGCAGAGCCTAGTACCTGAAAGCGTAGCTAGATTCCATGGAAGTACTTTCAACAGTGTAGAACTCTGTGTCAAGTTAAGATAGCCAAAGTGTtctgtaaaaaaaacaacaaaaacaggcaGTAAAAAGCAGCAGGCAATTTGAGCCCCATTACTCTGCACCTCCACACTGGTAGAAGTGTGAGGGGCAGGATAGTCAAATAAAGTTTAAATAGCAAAACATAAGTCAGTTGAACTAAAGCTAGATCCTACTAAACAGCAAATAGCCCCATCTGCCGGGGAGATACAAGGACTCTGGATCTGAAATAGGTAATTTAGCTACTAGGATTATCTAACTGCACATCTAGGACTCCAGACGTTTGCGGAGTGAAGCGTCACATTATCAAACAGATGCTCCATGTAAAATTTAAGGGAACAGGTGGGTGAGGAGACATTTTTGTACCTATGGCACCAAAGGAGAAGGAACTTCTCTAGTCAGACGACTTCAAAAGAAATTTTCAAAACAGATGTTTCATTTTCAGCATTTATTTTAagttctccccccccacctccgaaGTCCTAAGGTAAGGCTCAGTTGTGCTGCAAACCACTATTAAGGCAACTTGTGTCTCTGGAGCAAaatttttaaagagacatatgGAAGTTACAGGGGGTTTAATTTGGAGTAACTGTCCCTGAAGCAATAGTTAGGCAAAAGAAACCATTCCCACACTGGAGAAAACTCAGAATCCTACAAGATTTCAATGCGACTCGGGGGGGAAATCACTGAAGGCTTATTCTCTTGCAAATTTCTGACATTATTTTTGAGGCTTCTTAGTCACTCAGTGTAATCAAGCTGTTTAATTACATTAACCCCACTCTTTTCAGCGCACAGGACATCTTAGGTAACTGCTGCAATGAGAGTACAAACTCCTATGGTATCTAAATATACAGACAATCCAAATTATACACCAATATCTTCGTAAGATACATGCTTATTGAAAACTGAGGCGGAGGCAGAGCCAGACAATAGCAGCAGCTAAGCATTGTTGTCAGTTACACCTCATTCCCCCAGACATGTTTTAAAGAAATATGTTAAGAGTAGAAAGTTTCATTGCTCCCCAGTTGATAAACAGGTGTTTGAAGTTCCATGAAGATTTGAGATACAATCATGATTTTATTGCTCTGTTTCTATAGAAAACCAGGCTATTCCTTCCATATCCAGGCCAGGAATCAGTCACTTGATGAACGGGAGCAGCCCCAGTGCTCAATGATTTAGGGTTCCCACTTTAGGATTAAGGTAGTGTGTACTTTATACTTGGTGGTAGGTGTCCTGTGCAAATGTTAAGCTTTGTAGTTCAGTTCTGCATTCATTTTTGCGTACATGTCATAAATTGCATCCAGCATAGGAGTGGCTTTCGCTAGGAACTGGTGGATCTTCTCTAGAGTCTCCTCCTCGTtcacttcttttcctttctcaagAGCCTTCAGTAAATCCGACTTGTATGGAAGAGCATAGACGGATCCCTAAGAGAGGGAGAAAGCACTTGTCATGAAACAGAGGTAGGCAGGACACCTGGTGCGCTTCAGAGTTCACACTGGTTTTTGTACAAACGGACGATAAAACGAGCCCCTATCTTGGGCTGTATGTGCCCTAGAAGCTGCATGGGCTCCGCACCTTTAAGCAACAGGCCCACAAGTCTTAAAGCTAAAGGCAGGTGCAAAACTTAGTTTCCTTCTAAATTGCCTAATTTACTTCCCCATGATAGAAGATTAAATCAGCACTATCTCCCTTGCCCCCCGCCAAGACACCCCCTCTGAGCTCACCGTAGTCCATTTTACCGACGAGCCGTCAGCCACCACAAACTTCCACTGCCTTGCCCAGGCTCCCATTAGCTCTATTAGGGCCCATCCCGCCCCACCCGAGTGGAACACTCCCAGCTCTGCACCAAAGTGAGTTCTTACAAGCGCAGCCGAGACCAACAACCTGCCACACAGAAGTTGCTGTGACAAGCGTCTACAATGGCAAACTTGGATAGCAACCCCACTGGCTACTCAGAATTGAGCATCTCCTTGGGATCAGGGATactagcccagagcccacaggTCCCCTGAGGGGGTCCCAGACATAGCACCCACTGGCCAGGATTTCCAGGAGTGACTCATGACAGAGGCCCAGGGGCTGGGTTTTCAGCAGGCAGGAGCTCTGCACTCTAAGTCAGGTTCCTTTATGGTGTGTCAGCAGACTCCCAAATCCTGAGACACTTTGGAAAATGGTGTCCCCTCCCGGCCAAGCCAAGGAGAAGCAGCGGATCAGCACCCAATCCTGCACTCCTTGTGCAGGCGAGACTAACGGCATTTACAGAATGAGCATCTGGGCACCGATTCCCCGCAGCCTTCACTATGAAGCGCTGCGTCTGGAGCTAGGCCTGCCCTGTCAGTTGGGTGTCTCTCCCCCGTTCCCTTTGGAGGCAAGCACTCACTGAAAAGACCTTCTGCAGCATCCAGCCATGATATTTTTTCAGGGCTATTTCATAGGCTTTCAGTGCATTGACTCGGATGAGGTTCGGGTTTTCCTCATCCCTCTCGCCATCCGAAAGGCTCTGCAGGAGAACTTGAATGAACTTCAGGCCCCTGAGTGATTGAGAAGAGCACAGAACAGGCGTGAGAGGTTTGCACTGGACACACAGCAGTCCATCAGGCATTTCACAATTCAACTATCAGCTGTCAGCCCAAGTTATGAGAGAAACAGCATCTGCCAGCTTGGCAACTCCCTGCAAGTGTCACCCATGGTACCAGTCTCAAAACGCCTCCCCGAGGGAGGTTAACAGGCTGGGACTGTAGCAGGCCCCGATCGCTGGCCGGCCAGTCCCAGGACTCTGGATTTCTTGCACCAGGGTTTTCACATGGCCCTCTCCAGAATTTACCATTCCAGCCATGTATGCATCAGGGAACACACACGGTCTAGgccaaacttttttctttctgaggccccccccacccTGACATAccataaaaactccagggccctgggggggtgaggagagggacagaggagacAGGGGCAAGTTCagggctcctggcttcagccatGGGGGTTCAGCCTCAGGGCTCCAGacactgggaggggttgcttgggactctgggcttcagccccatggctcTGCTCATAGCTTTAGcccctggggggagaggagaggagaggggggaaggagaTGCACTGGGGCTtggagcttcagccctgtggctCCGCTCCTGGGTCCTGCCCCACTGGGGCATGGGGCTTTAGAGCCTGCAACGGGTGCCAGGGctaggggcttcagccccatggctcTGTTGACTTTAGCCCTGCTGGAAATGCAGAGGCTCAGGGCTCCCTCTGGCtgtgctcccagcttcagccctacaggggctcagggctctagACCCATGGGGGCaccagggctcggggctctgTGCTTCCGCcctgcagttctgctcccagcttcagccctgcagaggCGCTGGGGCACCAGGCTTCAGCCCACCGCGGGCGGcgaggggaaggtgggggagtTTGTACACGCCTCAGGGCTCCAGATTTCAAGCACTGGGTGGAGGGGTAGGGTGGTCCCAACTTCAGCCTCATGGCTTTGGCTTCACTCTTATGGGGAAGGTCAGCCTTGCTGGGGCTCTGAGCTTCAGCCGTGgggccccgcagccccctgaaaccagctcacagcCCCTAGGTGGGCTGTGgacccctggttaagaaccactgtgctaaaaCAGACTGTACACATGGAAGACAGCAGCATTGTTTTACCAGGTGACAGACATACTGGAGGGGGACAAATTAACAGCAACAGAGTTTTAACTAGGCCAGAACCAAGAAGAGCGACTCATTCTCTGTAGTGAAACCAGCATTTTGCACGTGAGTCTAGAGAGCCAGAGAGTTACAGCCACAAGTGTGCAACAGCCACAGAATCCACATTTCACCTTTTTAGCCACATTAGTGCCAGCGTTGCACCTGTTTTCGGCCACGCTGGTCCATACATTTCCTTCTCCACTTCCAAAATGTTCTTTAGCGTTTTGAACTTGGTAGGATTTGATTCATAGACTGCTCGGATTTTCTGAAATTGACCAAAGAAAAAATTTCAGAGCTCTGCCTGAAAGCAGTCTACAGCCTTAAAAACCAGCGTATCGCAATTAAAATGCACAGCGCTGACCTCTGCGCTCCCATTAGAGGCAGTTTAGCAACGCACAGCGacattgcaggaggaggagggaaaacgGTCTAAGTATCTATCCAAATTCAGGGTGTTTAACATTGGTAGACAGCATCACAGCTGTATACACGGGGAAGTCAGGGATGAACTAGCCAAAAAGCATGTTTGCTGGAAACCCAAATCCACAGAACCGCAGGCTCCGTCCGGGAGAGGCTCCCATTTTATGACTGCAATGTAACTAAGAATACTCCCAAGGCCTACTGGAGACATTGGCTCGGTGCTCATGCCAACTCTGGTCCTGGTATTCATTGCTCTAGGCACTGTGGGGATTTCAAGCAGAAGCAGCTAACTGAAGAGAGGCCAGCCAACGCAGAGCCAGATCCGGTGGAAAGAAACCAAAGAGCCAGTGTCCATCCTGAACTTATATAGAGGTCTTGGCAGGGGTACAAAGCAAGAAGCAACCCTGGACCAAATGCTCCTCTGCTTGAAACAGTGTTGAGAAACCCAGCGTCCCCCTCTTCTCCGTCTCCAAGTCACAGCTTGCCATTCTGACAGCTTCACAATGGAGAAATTCGCCCTATTCAAGTCTCCCCAGCACAGCACAATTAGTGACTGTAGCCTTTAGTCGTTGGAGTTTGGTGGCGTGGTGCAAGTACCACGAGAATACAGGTCTTGAAGAATCGGATCTCAGGGATACCCCTTCCTACCTTGATATTTCCAGCAAGATCTGCTTTGACTGGCGAATACACTATTGGTGTCCCAAGGCAatctagaaaaaaagaaaaaagtgagggCGTGTGTCAGGAAGGCCAACAGAAAGAGGCAGTTTGTGTCACAGAGCAGATCCCCGAATCAGGGCATCCAACCAGATACCTCTGAAATACAGTCCAAAGGCAACAGATCCAGAACATTTCACAGGTACAAACAAGCCAGGGTGAAACAAGCAGGAGGTATCTGCAAACAGCCGAGCTACAAAGGGGGTGTCCAGTGGATAAATAACCACACGCACTTGGGGCAAAAAAAATCACTGGCAGTTCTACTGCTTCTATCTTCACAGCACTTCGGGGACAAGCCAATTCAGCTTCAGCTCTTACTAGTCGGTACCACCAATTTACTGGGGCGGGAAGTGAGTCCTGCTTAAGATCAAAATGCTCAAGGCAGTCAGCTTGGTAATGCTGTATTGCCACATCACTTTAGACTCCCCAGTTTCATCTTCACGCTGTCTCTCGTCAGCTGTTCAGCAAGCTTACACATGTCCCAGTTTGAATGCCTTCCTTTGCTGAGGAATCTGACTTCCCAGCCCCCACTCTCTCTGGCCTTGTCCTCACTACTCAAAAGGAGCAATGTTGGCATGAGCTGTCCGGAGGGAAGAACAGCAGGGACAACAATGTACTTTAGTTTTACCACGAGGTCAACCCCAGGTGAGTGTCTAGTGCTGGCCACGCCCAGCTTACCTCACTATAAAACTGAAGTGGCATGTCTTCATTGTGCTCTTCCCTTGGGACAGCTCACACACTAGTTACCATGAGGTTAAGGCACACCAGGTTTTAGCAATCTATGGATTCGGATTACTTCCTCTTCCGTTGCTGTGAACCTTATTTTAATCAAGGCTGGTTAACTGAAGGGCAGCGGCACCAACTGTTAGTTATGTTTCCGTTACTGTGTAACATTTCTCTGACCCCTGAACAATCCTTCAGAGAAATCCTGGACCTTATTTGCATAGGACTGGCAAGGATATTTCGATCCAGCAGAGATGCTAAGGGATACAGATCCTTTACCGCTAGGTCATGGGCCTGAATTTAGATTGAGTTGAAACTGACCAGGAGTGGGGGGGTCTCACTTGGACAAGCACGCAAGGCAGAAAACCCCAGCTCCGCGGTCAGCCCCTTCCCAGCAGTGTCGGAGGCACCAGAGGCTGAATGAGATCCCACTCACCCTTCCCAGCGCTCCCATCAGGCCGGGGCAGAAGCACACTGACAATGGGAAAGAGGGAATGACGAGAGCAAGACAGAGCCAGGTCAGCATCATGGCTGCCCAGGACGCTCCTGCACTTCACTTTCATCAAATTCCCTTTATTGAAGCCTGAAGCTTTAATTCCTTGTGCTTCAGCCAGATCCCCAGAGTTACGCACAGAGATGGGGAAGGGCCCTGGCACACTTGCACGGCTAGCTCTTGAGAACATCTCACCTAAAGcgaaaagttactccagaggaCAGCCCAGCAGAGCACCAGGGGCCAGAACCCTCATGCAGTGAGGGCCATGTGGACAGGTACCACAAGCATTTGGGAACCATTTTCACACCATCTCACTACTTTACCCAACTTGAAGGGTGTTTATGTTACTGTACTGTGACTTATGGAGTTCGAACAAAGGGTTTCCATAAAATCAGTGCATCTAATTAAAAGATACAGCAAGTCATTTATAGTGGCAGGCAATCAAGACAGCCATTATACTCTGCTTTAGTTGGGGGACTTTTGTAAAGCAAGTCTCCCACAATAGCAGACATTGTCAGGAGCACGACCACTGAGGCAGCTCCTGGAACAGGACACTAGCTATTGTCTGATGGACATTTAACTTAGCAACAGATTCCACCCGTGCAATGAGAGATGGATGTGGCCTGAGAACTGCACATCCTGACACCAGGACATGGAAAGGCAGCAGAATCAGCACTCCGGGTTTGCCACTAAAGAGCATCAACCCAGGAAATGCAACTGGGGCAATGCACGCAATATGCCCGCCCCTCAGGGGCTGGGGCCGCCTGGTACAGTGTAATCCCCACTGGCAGTGTGCCTTGGGCACCACACTCCCCACTGATTTTTCTGCATGGGGCTGGCCAGCTGCTTAGAAAAAAGTTGATGTACACATTTCAtgacacccctgcccctcccccaccgatGGAAATACCTAACAGGCTATGGAAACCCTATGAGCCAGCAACCTGGGACCGCCAAGCCCATCCACGCTAGACAAGTGAACTGGTTAGTTGTTTCCATGGGACAAGCTCCTGAggcaccccacccccaatccacaATACACTGATGGGAGGAGTCTGACCTAGGACATACATTACTgcagcacctagaagccccagtccaTCATTGCAACAGCTGAAAAGGAGAGGACACGGGCACAGCTTTGTCATGCTATATTCAAGCTGAAAGCCAGACTTCCAAAGGAGATGGCAGCCGGGCGAGGTGCAGGGTCGGCTGGAGGGAGACGGGTCAGGAGCAGAGGCAGATCCTGAGCCTTCGGCATCAGGATAGTTGAGATCGTGCAAGTGAGCTCACCCAGAGAGTGTAGAGGGAGAAGATGGAGAGCAGAGCAGAATCCCCTCCAGGAACAGCCAGACAAGGAGGAGAACCAGGTAATAGTCAGGAAAGCTGAGGGGGGACAGGATGCCAGAAGGAACCTGGGCCCGGCAGGACCAAAGCAGCAGTGACGTCCACGGCGGGATGGGCTGAGAACGAATACCCTCCATGCAGAGATAGTGGGTTAGGTGGGCAAAGTGCTGTTTGCAAAACCTCTTCTCTGGCTCCCCACAGCCCATTCTACTTTGGGGAAAGGGCCCAGGGCTGCCCAGAAGGGAGCCATCAGACAGCCGTGGTGAGATCCCAATCAACCAAAGCAGCAGccatcctggggggggggcattgctTTCCAACAGCCGGACATGCCCACAAGCGGTTTCTTTCTTCCCACCATTAACTTGTTATAAATTTCAATATACACATACAGCCCCCCCGATCCCTCCATAGGCAAGCTTCTCAACATATTAACCCGCTGCTACCTAATCTTTCAAGATTTGATTATACACCATATGACTCAATCGTTTGCATTACAGTTTACAATTGGTTTATAAAAACCAAACTAGTTTTAAATCTTATTCTGCCTTATTCTACATACAGAGAAACTGAAGGGGAAAACATTAGAAGAAGATAAAGAAGAGAAGCAAAATTCAGAGGAAGGGCAAGAAGCAGGGTATGCATTTAACAGAACCATTCAGATCCTTCTAGGCAATCATCCTACATCTGAGGGTCTCTGTTATGGTGTCCAATTCTTTCCATAGCAGTCTGGCTTATGTTGTCTATGCTCCAATCGCTGACTGCTTTTTGGATTCCCATGTTTGAAGCACTACTCCTTTAGCAATTATTAGTGCTCTGCTGACACAAAGGTTTTCAGATTTATTCAGCTTCCAATGAATATCCACTAGGTTTTAAACTACGTGGTTAGCTTGTAACAGCTTTATTTGATAGGAAAATGTTAATTCAGCAATTAAGCTCTGCCCAAAACCTGCGGGTGTAGAGGAGCATTCCCAGAGTTTACAGCCATAAGCTGCTTCTTGCTCCCATAAGATCTAAAAGGCACCTATTGCAGCAGCCTGTCCAAGGATACATTCAGCACAAACCCTGTCCTGTGAACACAACTGCGCTGCCTTTCACATTCCTGTTTTACCAGTTTTACCTCAGTTACTCAGACCGTTTCCTTCTGCTTTTCATCGCCCCAGAAGGCGGCATATTGACTCTTGCTGGCTGCCTGACCCTAGCAGCTTTTATGCCATTTAGTGAGGCGCCATCTTCCTATTTCATCCCAGGAAGAAATCCGGGAGAAGCTGGTGATAAAGCTGAGGGTGAGGGGGATAATCAGCCCTCTTTCCTGGTTCTGCTACACCAGACACTTGATTTGCTCACAATTTAACAGCAGAATATCCCGTGTTGAAATATCCCAATGCCATTCATTGTGGCCTAATAAAAATCAGGATttttagggcttgtccacacatgAGTTATTCCAGAACAGATCACACTTGAAATCCACACCCTACTTTGATCCGAATTAGCTTACAAttgtaaacaagcccttaaaTTACGCTGCAGATGTGTCAGTAGTTACATAAAACCATCATTACAGGGATTTGTGAAGGAGATGGCTGCTAATGGCTTCACTGTGGTTCTCTTGTGTCTATAATGCAGGTTACTCTGGATACTGCTCCCTAACACAACACTTTCTGCACTAAGGGAGTTGGGAGCTCAGTAAGGTCGCAGTGTGATAAAGACAAGCCCCTATTGCTAGGATCATCTGGCTGCCCTATGCTGTGTTTGAGGGTTGCTGGTGTGAGACAGACTGCTCCTCTCACACAGCAAAGCTGGTCTGCATTCCTGAAGGGCTGACCCAAGGAAAGGAATCCTGGGAAATGGAGAAGGCTCTTGGAGTGACAATACATGCCCATTACTTCACTTCAGGCTGAAATCTGGTCTATCAAGCTGCCCTCCCACAGCAGCATCCTAACAAAGTCCTCCCCCAGCCTGATTTGAGATAGTGCCCTAAGAACTCAACCAACCTCTAGTATTATGGAGGGACAGAAGCTATGAAGTACTATAAAGGTCACTGCACAGAAGACTGAGCTTCCAGTGACCCGGGAGTGAGGGGGAACAGGACAAGGACAGCAGTCTTTTGGTTAAAGCACCAGACTCCaatctgggttctatccctggcactGCCCCTGATTTCCCAGGTGACCTTGGTTAAATCATGGTCTTGTGTTGCTGCTCAGCTCTCTCTCTGATGTGGTTGGGCTAGCCCAGGGGGCTCTTACAGTGACCAGTTTGACTCAAGGGAGTTTGAACTGTGTGCTTCGGCAGTTTTCTCAACTCAGTAGTTTAGCCAGTTGGATGGGGTCTTTGCCAATTAACCTTCTACTGCATGAGTTGTCCAGTGATGCAACCCAACCAGTCATTGGATTACGATATGATTGAGTCAGTCAGACCGCATGTGGGATGATCCCTTTGTAAGAAGTTTTGGTTCTCACCCATGAGCACTCCCCGCAGGCCAATAGCAATGATGGGCATGCCAGCTAAAGACCTGCTTGGTACTTTGGGGAGGTTTTAATGCATCATATTTCAAACAGTCTACTGGGATGCAGCTAGGGGCCTGGTAAAGAGCGACATTTTTGTTCAACAGATCTGCTGCTCCCCTCACGTGAATTCAAAGTTACTGGTTTTCACTACAGGCAGCAAACAGTGTTAGACTCTATAACCAAACTGTTAAATTGGCTCCAGTAACAAAGCCAAATCCTGCCTTCATTCATCTGTCATAGACAACATTTATGGCGCTGCCAGAAGAAAAACAGCTTTTCCCTTGTACTCTGAGAAATGACAGCCACCGAGACGAGCATGGAGCCTCTGCTGCCCTTTCTACACCACTGCTTTGTGGCACGGGGTTTCCCTTCACACAGACTGTTCTAGACCCTCCCTGCACCAAGCTGGAGGAGGTTTTGTATGATCACAGATTCCAGGGCTGCAGGTGTAAAACAGCTCCACATTGGAAAGAGTCTCCCTCCCCAgtcagggttgccaactttacTACTGACCAGAGGTTCTCTCACTCAGCGAGCATCCCTGTCCATCTCTGGGCAAGGGGTTCAGCAGAGCCAGGGAGCTCAGAGGGCTTTTGTTTGGTGTTTTAGACAGATGGCATAAGAGTAACTCTTCAGCAGTATTGTAAATGGTGACATCCTACTGGGCCCTAACTCCCTCCATTGACTCCAGGAAGCTCAGACATGAGCGGA
This genomic stretch from Lepidochelys kempii isolate rLepKem1 chromosome 15, rLepKem1.hap2, whole genome shotgun sequence harbors:
- the GLTP gene encoding glycolipid transfer protein, translating into MALLLEHEFRVVPADREIETGPFLDAVAHLPPFFDCLGTPIVYSPVKADLAGNIKKIRAVYESNPTKFKTLKNILEVEKEMYGPAWPKTGATLALMWLKRGLKFIQVLLQSLSDGERDEENPNLIRVNALKAYEIALKKYHGWMLQKVFSGSVYALPYKSDLLKALEKGKEVNEEETLEKIHQFLAKATPMLDAIYDMYAKMNAELNYKA